In one Juglans regia cultivar Chandler chromosome 11, Walnut 2.0, whole genome shotgun sequence genomic region, the following are encoded:
- the LOC108985060 gene encoding uncharacterized protein LOC108985060 isoform X1 encodes MEVEVSQSKPSASGKFRRGDSAEHDRVRVKRKTLQTVLEQCQRALELLNTTSGVDDDDIDCVGGANVDEEQRGGSSGSLPGDREADELCDLLKSKVECPDFLEKLESAQASVPQNVSAEDGSSWDMVNENDLWESEGIDSEQEDYVLVRQEDIVEGIAGFMAAYILSLKQTKDLTPNQLQDALSKTFSVKKKKGKLRKAWDGSKVIYNVASWGATAIGIYQNPVILRVATKAFWTSCHVISKIL; translated from the exons ATGGAGGTCGAGGTGTCGCAATCCAAACCTTCGGCTAGTGGAAAATTCCGGAGAGGGGATTCGGCGGAGCATGATCGGGTCCGTGTGAAGAGGAAGACCTTGCAGACCGTGCTCGAGCAGTGCCAGAGAGCTCTCGAATTGCTCAACACTACTAGCGGTGTCGACGACGACGATATTGATTGCGTCGGCGGTGCAAATGTCGATGAGGAGCAACGCGGCGGAAGCTCGGGGTCCCTGCCAGGTGATCGAGAGGCCgatgag TTGTGTGATCTTCTCAAGTCTAAAGTTGAATGCCCTGACTTCCTTGAAAAGCTAGAGTCTGCACAGGCATCAGTTCCACAAAATGTTTCTG CAGAAGATGGCAGTTCTTGGGATATGGTCAATGAAAATGATCTATGGGAAAGTGAAGGTATTGATTCAGAACAAGAAGATTACGTTCTTGTCAGGCAAGAAGATATAGTAGAGGGTATTGCAGGCTTCATGGCCGCATATATATTGTCCCTAAAACAGACTAAG GATTTGACCCCTAACCAACTCCAGGATG CTCTTAGCAAGACATTCtcagtgaaaaagaaaaagggaaagctTCGGAAGGCATGGGATGGAAGCAAAGTAATTTATAATGTGGCATCTTGGGGTGCTACTGCTATAGG GATATACCAAAACCCTGTAATTCTAAGGGTTGCCACTAAAGCCTTCTGGACTTCCTGTCATGTAATATCAAAGATTTTATGA
- the LOC108985060 gene encoding uncharacterized protein LOC108985060 isoform X2, giving the protein MEVEVSQSKPSASGKFRRGDSAEHDRVRVKRKTLQTVLEQCQRALELLNTTSGVDDDDIDCVGGANVDEEQRGGSSGSLPGDREADELCDLLKSKVECPDFLEKLESAQASVPQNVSEDGSSWDMVNENDLWESEGIDSEQEDYVLVRQEDIVEGIAGFMAAYILSLKQTKDLTPNQLQDALSKTFSVKKKKGKLRKAWDGSKVIYNVASWGATAIGIYQNPVILRVATKAFWTSCHVISKIL; this is encoded by the exons ATGGAGGTCGAGGTGTCGCAATCCAAACCTTCGGCTAGTGGAAAATTCCGGAGAGGGGATTCGGCGGAGCATGATCGGGTCCGTGTGAAGAGGAAGACCTTGCAGACCGTGCTCGAGCAGTGCCAGAGAGCTCTCGAATTGCTCAACACTACTAGCGGTGTCGACGACGACGATATTGATTGCGTCGGCGGTGCAAATGTCGATGAGGAGCAACGCGGCGGAAGCTCGGGGTCCCTGCCAGGTGATCGAGAGGCCgatgag TTGTGTGATCTTCTCAAGTCTAAAGTTGAATGCCCTGACTTCCTTGAAAAGCTAGAGTCTGCACAGGCATCAGTTCCACAAAATGTTTCTG AAGATGGCAGTTCTTGGGATATGGTCAATGAAAATGATCTATGGGAAAGTGAAGGTATTGATTCAGAACAAGAAGATTACGTTCTTGTCAGGCAAGAAGATATAGTAGAGGGTATTGCAGGCTTCATGGCCGCATATATATTGTCCCTAAAACAGACTAAG GATTTGACCCCTAACCAACTCCAGGATG CTCTTAGCAAGACATTCtcagtgaaaaagaaaaagggaaagctTCGGAAGGCATGGGATGGAAGCAAAGTAATTTATAATGTGGCATCTTGGGGTGCTACTGCTATAGG GATATACCAAAACCCTGTAATTCTAAGGGTTGCCACTAAAGCCTTCTGGACTTCCTGTCATGTAATATCAAAGATTTTATGA
- the LOC108985059 gene encoding uncharacterized protein LOC108985059, giving the protein MFTEGLDKNALRWVKEKEVPFSNSNLRPRIDPITNIRSGGGRGFGLPPPAKFRSGHLPSNAIPVSRTIPGDVDESGSHSDNDMSTDSEEVYVGRYSLDSSPQDERIPSGTTAHRYGNPAQRPPHYASDYMYSDVGSSMETVAGRQGHVAERLVRGNGRHPVGKYGYTEDESSDSAASSEFSTTQVGSINGAVPHTRAYVSEGYTSSVPSRVNMASAAKKNLHSRNLQDEKFSDDDDGDIPSAPPFCGSAQEIKQGAVRSPVSTKNNWNTSETTPCVKVENDTGNRNPEHFVRTTTNSEAGASSGSYPARLPTFHASALGPWHAVITYDACVRLCLHAWAMECMEAPMFLESECALLREAFGLRKVLLQSEDELLVKHASELVSEGVAPKPKKIIGKMRVQVRKVKMALDPPTRCSISSFRPPAIRLESIQYHFSNFQSKLCSGWQALRKIRVVPRLPANGSFSRQSLAYVQAGTQYIKQVSRLLKNGVTTLRNSPSTYEAVQETYSCLIRLKSLPEEDAIRMQPGSGDTHLFFPDSMGDDLLLEVQDSKGKQFGRVLVQLATIADDPADRLRWWSIYREPEHELVGKIQLYINYSTSSDDNSHPKCGSVAETVAYDLVLEVAMKVQHFQQRNLLLHGPWKWLLTEFASYYGVSDVYTKLRYLSYVMDVATPTADCLTLVYDLLMPVVMKGHSKNTLSHQENRILGETKDQIEQILALVFENYKSLDESLPSGIMEIFKSATGLAAPALEPAVKLYTILHDILSPEAQTALCHYFQVAAKKRSRRHLTETDEYVSNSSEGSLMDTVTMSTAYQKMISLCMNIRNEIFTDIEIHNQHILPSFVDLPNLSSSIYSTELCNRLRAFLIACPPTGPSPPVAELVIATADFQRDLASWNISPIKGGVDAKELFHLYIMVWIQDKRLSLLESCKLDKVKWSGVRTQHSTTPFVDDMYDRLKETLSDYEIIICRWPEYIFGLEIAIADIEKAIVEALDKQYADVLSPVKEHLAPKKFGLKYVQKLAKRSVCPYMVPDELGILLNSMKRMIDILRPKIEAQFRSWGSCIPNGENSVPGEHLSEVTVMLRAKFRNYLQAVVEKLAENTKLQNATKLKKILQDSKETVVESDVRSRMQPLKEQLTDTINHLHTIFETHVFIALCRGYWDRLGQDVLSFLENRKENRSWYKGSRIAVTILDDTFASQMQQLLGNTVQEKDLDPPRSIMEVRSILCKDAPNPKDNTYYY; this is encoded by the exons ATGTTCACAGAAGGTCTTGATAAAAATGCGCTTCGATGGGTTAAGGAG AAGGAAGTCCCATTCTCCAATTCGAATTTGAGACCTCGGATAGATCCCATTACCAACATTCGCAGTGGCGGCGGCAGGGGATTTGGATTGCCTCCACCGGCAAAGTTCAGAAGTGGGCATTTGCCCTCAAATGCCATCCCGGTATCTAGAACGATACCGGGTGATGTAGACGAAAGTGGGTCTCACTCTGACAATGACATGAGTACTGATTCAGAGGAGGTTTATGTGGGTAGATATTCCTTGGATTCGTCACCACAAGATGAAAGGATTCCCAGTGGTACTACTGCTCATAGATACGGGAACCCAGCGCAGAGGCCACCACATTATGCTAGTGATTATATGTACTCTGATGTCGGTTCGTCTATGGAAACGGTGGCAGGCAGACAAGGGCACGTGGCGGAGAGGTTGGTGAGGGGAAATGGGAGGCACCCGGTTGGGAAGTATGGGTATACAGAGGATGAGTCATCAGATTCTGCTGCTAGCTCGGAGTTTTCTACTACGCAAGTGGGAAGCATCAATGGTGCAGTGCCTCACACTAGAGCCTACGTTTCGGAGGGATATACTTCAAGTGTGCCATCACGGGTGAATATGGCAAGTGCCGCCAAAAAG AATTTGCATTCGAGAAACCTGCAGGATGAGAAGttctctgatgatgatgatggtgacaTTCCCAGTGCACCTCCTTTTTGTGGTTCCGCACAAGAAATTAAGCAAGGTGCTGTGAGAAGTCCAGTATCAACCAAAAATAATTGGAATACATCAGAAACCACACCTTGTGTTAAGGTGGAGAATGACACTGGAAATAGGAATCCTGAACATTTTGTGAG AACTACAACCAATTCTGAAGCCGGTGCATCTTCGGGTTCATATCCAGCTCGCCTCCCAACATTTCATGCAAG TGCTCTAGGGCCATGGCATGCTGTGATTACATATGATGCATGTGTGCGACTTTGTCTTCATGCCTGGGCAATGGAGTGCATGGAAGCTCCAATGTTCTTGGAAAGTGAATGTGCTCTACTACGCGAGGCTTTTGG ATTACGCAAAGTGCTATTGCAATCAGAAGATGAACTATTGGTGAAGCACGCTTCAGAGCTTGTCAGCGAGGGGGTTGCTCCAAAGCCGAAGAAAATTATTGGCAAGATGAGGGTGCAAG TGCGTAAAGTGAAGATGGCCTTGGACCCACCTACTAGATGTAGTATATCATCTTTTAGGCCACCAGCAATTAGATTGGAGTCCATTCAATATCACTTCTCCAATTTTCAGTCAAAACTCTGTTCTGGATGGCAAGCTTTAAGAAAGATTCGTGTTGTGCCTCGACTTCCTGCAAATGGTTCTTTTTCACGTCAGAGCTTGGCATATGTGCAAGCTGGCACACAGTATATTAAACAGGTGTCCAGACTCCTAAAAAATGGTGTAACAACTTTACGCAACAGCCCATCAACATATGAAGCGGTGCAAG AAACATACTCTTGTCTAATAAGGCTGAAAAGTTTACCTGAAGAGGATGCAATCCGAATGCAACCTGGATCTGGTGATACACATTTATT CTTTCCAGATAGTATGGGAGATGATCTGCTACTTGAAGTACAGGATTCCAAGGGGAAGCAATTTGGTCGTGTCCTCGTTCAATTGGCTACTATTGCTGATGACCCA GCTGACAGGCTACGCTGGTGGTCTATTTACCGTGAGCCTGAACATGAACTTGTTGGCAAGATACAGCTGTATATAAACTACTCAACTAGTTCAGATGATAATAGTCATCCAAAG TGTGGCTCTGTTGCAGAAACGGTTGCTTATGATCTGGTTTTAGAGGTTGCTATGAAGGTTCAGCATTTTCAACAAAGAAACCTATTGTTGCATGGTCCATGGAAGTGGCTCTTAACAGAGTTTGCCTCATACTATGGAGTGTCTGATGTGTACACCAAGTTGAG ATACCTCTCTTATGTCATGGACGTCGCCACGCCAACAGCTGACTGCCTCACCTTGGTTTATGACTTGTTAATGCCAGTTGTAATGAAAGGCCATAGCAAAAACACATTGAGTCATCAAGAG AATCGAATTCTAGGAGAAACTAAGGACCAAATTGAACAGATACTTGCTTTAGTTTTTGAGAACTACAAGTCACTTGATGAGTCCTTGCCCTCGGGTATCATGGAGATTTTCAAGTCTGCAACTGGGCTTGCAGCACCTGCCCTGGAACCAGCTGTTAAATTATATACGATTCTTCATGACATCTTGTCTCCCGAGGCACAGACTGCTTTATGCCATTATTTTCAG GTTGCAGCAAAGAAGAGATCAAGAAGGCACTTGACGGAGACAGATGAATATGTTTCCAACAGTAGTGAAGGCAGTTTGATGGACACTGTTACTATGTCTACTGCATACCAGAAGATGATATCACTGTGCATGAATATTAGGAATGAAATTTTTACTGATATTGAGATCCATAATCAACATATACTTCCCAG TTTTGTAGACCTTCCAAATCTGTCTTCATCCATCTACAGCACAGAGCTTTGCAACAGATTGCGTGCTTTCCTCATTGCTTGCCCCCCAACGGGCCCTTCACCACCTGTGGCCGAACTTGTTATTGCTACGGCAGATTTTCAAAGGGACCTTGCCAGCTGGAACATTAG CCCTATCAAAGGTGGAGTGGATGCGAAAGAATTGTTCCACTTGTATATTATGGTATGGATACAAGATAAGCGTCTCTCTTTGCTCGAGTCATGCAAATTAGATAAG GTAAAATGGTCGGGAGTTCGAACACAACATTCTACTACTCCTTTTGTTGATGACATGTATGACCGACTGAAAGAAACATTAAGCGACTATGAGATCATCATTTGCCGATGGCCAGAATATATTTTTGGCTTGGAAATT GCTATCGCGGACATTGAAAAGGCAATAGTGGAAGCTTTAGACAAGCAATATGCAGATGTCTTGTCACCAGTGAAGGAGCATTTGGCACCCAAGAAATTTGGCCTCAAGTATGTCCAGAAACTTGCCAAACGTTCTGTTTGCCCCTATATGGTTCCTGATGAG CTGGGGATTTTACTGAATTCCATGAAGAGGATGATTGATATCTTGCGTCCCAAGATAGAAGCTCAGTTCAGGTCATGGGGTTCTTGCATCCCTAATGGTGAAAACTCAGTTCCTGGAGAGCATCTCAGTGAAGTAACAGTGATGCTGAGAGCCAAGTTCAGAAATTATTTGCAAGCAGTTGTGGAGAAACTTGCAGAGAAT ACAAAGTTACAGAATGCTACAAAACTGAAAAAGATTCTTCAAGATTCAAAGGAGACTGTGGTGGAATCTGATGTGCGGAGTAGAATGCAGCCTCTGAAAGAGCAGTTGACAGATACAATAAATCACCTTCATACCATCTTTGAGACTCATGTTTTCATTGCACTCTGTCGAGGTTACTGGGACCGGCTGGGGCAG GATGTTCTAAGTTTCTTGGAGAACAGGAAAGAGAATAGGTCATGGTACAAAGGTTCACGGATTGCAGTTACT ATTCTGGACGATACCTTTGCCTCACAGATGCAGCAGCTGCTTGGAAATACAGTTCAAGAGAAAGACCTGGACCCGCCTAGATCTATCATGGAAGTCCGTTCAATTCTTTGCAAGGATGCTCCCAATCCCAAGGACAACACGTATTACTATTAA
- the LOC108985058 gene encoding glucose-6-phosphate isomerase 1, chloroplastic has protein sequence MASISGIFSSSPTLKSQKPLLKPTNSLRRDSFTFPTRSRLFDRSFSLGSTHSVAREISAELSKTDDGVLKEAKKKKGLEKDPRALWDRYVDWFYQHKDLGLFLDVSRVGFTGEFVAEMEPRFQAAFQAMEELEKGAIANPDEGRMVGHYWLRNSQLAPNSFLRSQIDKTLDAVCKFADDVISGKIKPPPSSAEGRFTQILSVGIGGSALGPQFVAEALAPDNPPLKIRFIDNTDPAGIDHQIAQLGSELASTLVIVISKSGGTPETRNGLLEVQKAFREAGLEFAKQGVAVTQENSLLDNTARIEGWLARFPMFDWVGGRTSEMSAVGLLPAALQGIDIREMLSGASLMDEANRITVVRNNPAALLALCWYWASDGIGSKDMVVLPYKDSLLLFSRYLQQLVMESLGKEFDLDGNRVNQGLTVYGNKGSTDQHAYIQQLREGVHNFFATFIEVLRDRPPGHDWELEPGVTCGDYLFGMLQGTRSALYANDRESVTVTVQEVTPRSVGALIALYERAVGIYASLVHINAYHQPGVEAGKKAAGEVLALQKRVLAVLNEASCKEPVEPLTLDEVADRCHAPGDIEMIYKIIAHMAANDRALIAEGSCGSPRSIKVFLGECNVDELYA, from the exons ATGGCTTCTATCTCAGGCATTTTCTCCTCTTCCCCTACTCTCAAGTCCCAAAAACCCCTCCTCAAACCCACGAATTCTCTCCGTCGAGACTCGTTCACATTCCCCACCCGTTCCAGACTCTTCGATCGGAGCTTCAGTCTCGGATCAACTCATTCCGTTGCTCGGGAGATCTCGGCCGAGTTGTCGAAGACCGATGATGGGGTTCTGAAGGaggcaaagaagaagaaggggctGGAGAAAGATCCTCGGGCGCTGTGGGACAGATACGTGGACTGGTTTTACCAGCATAAGGATCTGGGCTTGTTCCTGGACGTGAGTCGGGTCGGTTTCACCGGCGAGTTTGTGGCGGAGATGGAGCCCCGCTTCCAGGCCGCGTTCCAGGCTATGGAGGAGTTGGAGAAGGGCGCGATTGCCAACCCGGACGAGGGGCGAATGGTTGGCCACTATTGGCTGAGGAATTCCCAGCTCGCTCCCAACTCCTTCTTGAGGTCGCAGATTGACAAGACGCTTGACGCTGTTTGCAAGTTTGCAGACGACGTCATCAGCGGTAAG ATTAAGCCCCCCCCATCTTCAGCAGAAGGTCGCTTTACTCAAATTCTCTCTGTTGGGATTGGAGGTTCAGCTCTTGGACCACAGTTTGTTGCAGAGGCATTAGCTCCTGATAATCCTCCTCTGAAG ATAAGGTTCATTGACAATACGGATCCAGCAGGAATTGATCATCAGATTGCACAGCTTGGCTCTGAGCTGGCATCAACACTTGTAATAGTGATTTCAAAG AGTGGAGGCACTCCTGAAACTAGAAATGGTTTACTGGAAGTACAGAAGGCTTTTCGTGAAGCTGGCCTGGAATTTGCAAAACAG GGTGTTGCTGTAACACAAGAAAATTCATTGTTAGACAACACTGCAAGAATTGAGGGCTGGTTAGCTAGATTCCCTATGTTTGACTGGGTGGGTGGTAGAACATCTGAAATGTCCGCAGTTGGTCTGCTTCCAGCAGCACTTCAG GGAATTGACATAAGAGAAATGCTTTCTGGAGCATCATTAATGGATGAAGCGAATAGAATCACGGTG GTCAGGAATAATCCTGCAGCATTGCTAGCTTTATGCTGGTATTGGGCTTCTGATGGGATAGGATCAAAG GATATGGTTGTTCTTCCTTACAAGGACAGCCTATTGTTATTCAGTCGATATTTGCAGCAGCTGGTCATGGAATCTCTTGGGAAGGAGTTTGACTTGGATGGTAATAGG GTGAATCAAGGGCTTACTGTCTATGGGAATAAAGGGAGCACAGACCAGCATGC ttacATTCAACAGCTGAGAGAAGGTGTGCACAATTTCTTTGCAACGTTCATTGAGGTGCTTCGTGATAGACCCCCTGGTCATGATTGGGAGCTTGAACCAGGTGTCACATGTGGCGACTACCTCTTTGGCATGCTACAG GGGACTAGGTCAGCTTTGTATGCTAATGACCGTGAGTCTGTTACAGTCACTGTACAAGAAGTGACACCTAGATCTGTGGGTGCACTTATAGCACTTTATGAGCGAGCAGTTGGGATATATGCCTCACTTGTCCACATTAATGCATACCATCAACCTG GTGTGGAAGCCGGGAAAAAGGCAGCGGGAGAAGTATTAGCCCTTCAGAAGCGTGTTTTGGCAGTACTCAATGAGGCCAG TTGTAAAGAGCCTGTAGAGCCGTTGACCCTGGATGAAGTTGCTGACCGTTGCCACGCTCCTGGAGAT ATCGAAATGATCTACAAGATTATTGCTCATATGGCTGCCAATGATAGAGCACTTATTGCTGAAGGCAGCTGTGGTTCACCGCGTAGCATCAAAGTTTTCCTTGGGGAGTGTAATGTTGATGAGTTGTATGCTTAA